The Brachyhypopomus gauderio isolate BG-103 chromosome 7, BGAUD_0.2, whole genome shotgun sequence genome has a window encoding:
- the pde7a gene encoding high affinity 3',5'-cyclic-AMP phosphodiesterase 7A isoform X1 yields the protein MTSRSRFETLEDRRKTYEEECQRFACRSVKPQRCVCVYTCVCVCVCTRVCVCVCVCVHVCVCVCVCVCVCVYTCVCVCVCVCVHVCVCVCVHVCVCTRVCVCVCVCTRVCVCVHVCACVYTCVRACVCVHVCVCVRVCTRVRAYPAHAELVGAIPARRIRRLFSFQRHLLTSRVLRGGVTHLSPLHFLDEDYCGQAKCMLEKVGSWNFDIFLFDRLTNGNSLISLTLYLLTHYGLIELFQLDMVKVRRFLVLVQEDYHNHNPYHNSVHAADVTQAMHCYLKEPKLAKALTSCDILLGLLAAATHDLDHPGVNQPFLIKTNHYLAALYRNTSVLENHHWRSAVGLLRETELFSHLPLEDSLNMERQLGSLILATDISRQNEYLSKFRTHLDQEDLCLGNAAHRHFILQMALKCADICNPCRPWELSKQWSEKVTAEFFHQGDIEKKHQLEVSPLCDSQTNSIADVQIGFMTYVVEPLFSEWARFSDTRLSQTMLGHLCLNKASWNATQPEEAEGEQTATEQPGSRAVPQGSQEC from the exons ATGACGAGCAGATCTCGGTTTGAGACACTTGAAGATCGAAGAAAAACATATGAAGAAGAATGTCAACGATTTGCATGTCGTTCAGTCAAaccacagaggtgtgtgtgtgtgtacacgtgtgtgtgtgtgtgtgtgtgtacacgtgtgtgtgtgtgtgtgtgtgtgtgtgtacacgtgtgtgtgtgtgtgtgtgtgtgtgtgtgtgtgtgtgtgtacacgtgtgtgtgtgtgtgtgtgtgtgtgtgtgtacacgtgtgtgtgtgtgtgtgtgtacacgtgtgtgtgtgtacacgtgtgtgtgtgtgtgtgtgtgtgtgtacacgtgtgtgcgtgtgtgtacacgtgtgtgcgtgtgtgtacacgtgtgtgcgtgcgtgcgtgtgtgtacacgtgtgtgtgtgcgtgcgtgtgtgtacacgtgtgcgtGCGTATCCAGCCCATGCTGAGCTGGTGGGGGCGATCCCAGCCAGGAGGATCCGGAGACTCTTCAGTTTCCAGCGGCACCTGCTGACGTCCCGCGTGCTGCGGGGGGGCGTCACACACCTCAGCCCCCTGCACTTCCTGGACGAGGACTACTGCGGCCAGGCCAAG TGCATGTTGGAAAAGGTCGGAAGCTGGAATTTTGACATTTTCCTCTTTGACAGGCTGACAAacg GAAACAGTCTCATCTCCTTGACGTTATATCTGCTGACACATTATGGCTTAATTGAGCTCTTCCAGTTAGACATGGTTAAAGTCCGTCGCTTTTTAG TTTTGGTTCAGGAAGACTACCACAACCATAACCCCTATCACAACTCGGTCCACGCCGCTGATGTCACCCAGGCAATGCACTGTTACCTGAAGGAGCCCAAG cttgCCAAGGCTCTCACTTCCTGTGATATACTCTTGGGCCTGTTGGCAGCAGCCACACACGACCTGGACCACCCTGGAGTGAACCAGCCCTTCCTCATCAAAACCAACCATTACTTAGCCGCTTTGTACAGG AATACCTCAGTTCTGGAGAACCACCATTGGAGGTCAGCAGTGGGCTTGCTCCGAGAGACGGAGCTGTTCTCCCATCTTCCCTTGGAGGACAG CCTGAACATGGAGAGGCAGCTGGGCTCCCTCATCCTGGCCACCGATATCAGCAGGCAGAATGAATACCTGTCCAAGTTCAGAACACACCTGGACCAGGAGGATCTGTGTCTGGGCAACGCCGCCCACCGCCACTTCATCCTgcag aTGGCCCTGAAGTGTGCTGATATTTGTAACCCATGTAGACCGTGGGAGCTCAGCAAACAGTGGAGTGAGAAGGTGACGGCGGAGTTCTTCCACCAAG GAGACATTGAGAAGAAGCACCAGCTGGAGGTCAGCCCACTGTGTGACAGCCAGACCAACTCCATCGCTGACGTTCAGATCG gtttcATGACCTACGTGGTGGAGCCTCTGTTTTCCGAGTGGGCTCGCTTCTCAGACACGCGCCTCTCCCAGACCATGCTGGGCCACCTGTGCCTGAACAAAGCCAGCTGGAACGCCACGCAGCCCGAGGAGGCAGAGGGCGAGCAGACCGCCACGGAGCAGCCCGGCTCCAGAGCCGTACCTCAGGGAAGCCAGGAGTGCTGA